From Micromonas commoda chromosome 3, complete sequence, a single genomic window includes:
- a CDS encoding predicted protein: protein MLVARRWWSRIDVCAHAPRAASAVSWVLHRDADVLVVDKPAGVPMRSVHGVKGVDAFLADLRFDLAHPPMTVHRLDRDTTGCLILARTREAQRTLAGYFQDRARVARRGSGRSTKTTSPESLGDVRRVYWALVSATSTLASRGTIDAALVTTHAGVTLKPGAGAKPAATDYEVISRASPDSCAPTAAGRVPAVLALVPRTGRKHQLRVHCAGALDAAIVGDYKYGYRDVSRTGGVADDWRRVLRDIDERSTRRLNDAGTADGEVRGAGVPLHLHARCVEFTHPSSGERVRVVAPAPSHMSLACEALGLALDGGDDDGLGLLLHFNRR from the coding sequence ATGCTCGTCGCTCGGAGGTGGTGGTCGCGGATCGACGTCTGCGCGCACGCCCCGCGAGCTGCGTCGGCTGTTTCGTGGGTGCTTCACcgggacgccgacgtcctcgtcgtggacaagcccgcgggggtgcccaTGCGTTCCGTACATGGCGTCAAGGGGGTcgacgccttcctcgccgaccTCAGGTTCGATCTCGCGCATCCCCCGATGACGGTCCACAGGCTCGACAGGGACACCACCGGGTGCCTGATACTCGCGAGGACCCGCGAGGCGCAGAGGACGCTCGCGGGGTACTTCCAGGACCGAGCCCGagtcgcccgtcgcggatcGGGCCGATCGACGAAAACGACGAGCCCAgagagcctcggcgacgtccgacGCGTGTACTGGGCGCTGGTGTCCGCTACATCGACcctggcgtcgcgcgggacgatcgacgcggcgctcgtcaccACGCACGCGGGCGTCACCCTCAaaccgggcgcgggcgccaagccggcggcgacggactaCGAGGTCATCTCGCGAGCATCCCccgacagctgtgcgcccaccgcggcgggtcgcgttCCCGCCGTGCTCGCTCTCGTTCCCCGCACGGGCCGGAAGCACCAGCTGAGGGTGCActgcgcgggggcgctggacgcggcgatcgtggGCGACTACAAGTACGGGTACAGGGACGTGAGCAggacgggcggcgtcgcggacgattGGAGGCGAGTGCTGCGCGACATCGACGAGAGGAGCACTCGACGATTGAATGACGCGGGAACGGCGGATGGGGAAGTTCGCGGGGCGGGCGTTCCGCTGCACCTGCACGCGAGGTGCGTGGAGTTCACGCATCCGTCGAGCGGGGAGCGCGTGCGGGtggtcgcgccggcgccgtcgcacaTGTCGCTGgcgtgcg
- a CDS encoding predicted protein — protein MRAAPARVGPPVRVARGPRRAAGRRSIRGVRVECRNRILFRREVDESDDGAESITLALGDSRSEHVRGVLKLAAGDSLRVGVVNGSPATAVVSTMDATSMTLTWRPGVETDDGDTARRSLTAPLVDVDLLLAMPRPKVMTRLWAPLASIGVRNVYLTNASRVERYYWDSTALDEAKVIAELTRGMEQSGDVRMPGVCVVRRFPAAVDAVREMTGAPRRDGGQEPRGRGGREGGGNGGGMPREGSAFWLVKPPPADENDDDAEVVMLTAHPGAAATVGDAFGDLSSSSSSSSSGRPRRTRAVVAVGPEGGWTDFERRSLLDAGFVEVALGRRTFATDVACVALVAAVRERTSSW, from the exons ATGCGCGCCGCACCGGCGAGGGTGGGACcgcccgtgcgcgtcgcgcgcgggccccgacgcgcggcggggcgtcgctCGATACGCGGCGTGAGGGTAGAGTGCAGAAACCGCATCCTGTTCCGCCGAGAG GTTgacgagagcgacgacggcgccgagtcCATCAcgctcgccctcggggaCTCCAGATCCGAGCACGTCCGCGGGGTCctcaagctcgccgcgggcgactcgctccgcgtcggcgtcgtcaacggatcccccgccaccgccgtcgtctcgaccatggacgcgacgtccaTGACGCTCACCTGGCGCCCGGGCGTCGAGACCGATGATGGAGAcaccgcgcgccgcagccTGACGGCGCCGCTCGTGGATGTGGACCTCCTGCTGGCGATGCCCAGACCCAAGGTGATGACCCGGCTCtgggcgccgctcgcgtccatcgggGTGCGAAACGTGTACCTCACCAACGCGTCCCGTGTGGAGAGGTACTACTGGGACAGCAcggcgctggacgaggcgaaAGTTATTGCAGAGCTGACGCGGGGGATGGAGCagagcggcgacgtgcgcatGCCCGGGGTGTGCGTCGTGCGGCGGTTCccggccgcggtggacgccgtgcgcgagatgaccggcgcgccgcggcgggacgggggACAGGAACcgagggggcggggggggcgagAGGGTGGggggaacggcggcgggatgcCGAGGGAGGGGAGCGCCTTCTGGCTCGTGaaacccccgcccgccgacgaaaacgacgacgacgcggaggtcgTGATGCTCACCGCGCAtccgggcgcggccgcgaccgTCGGTGACGCGTTCGGTGACTtgtcctcatcctcctcctcctcctcctcggggcgtcctcggcggacccgcgcggtcgtcgccgtcgggccGGAAGGCGGTTGGACCGACTTTGAGCGGCGTTCGTtgctcgacgccgggttTGTCGAGGTGGCGCTGGGAAGGCGCacgttcgcgacggacgtggcgtgcgtcgcgctcgtcgccgcggtgagggaACGCACGAGTTCGTGGTGA
- a CDS encoding predicted protein: MGARLPEPTEGPGACKVWEIKTLGRADDERARDMLEKTAWQVQPIMRKRGWKVQELCEMKPEQRDRMGDNLNMGQRVRLKLRKNNSGDWFDYDHVVLVMLHELCHNDIGPHNAKFFKLLDEITVECEELMAKGIGGSGAGFDAKGQRLGHRGGWGGIETRDPRKAAAEAAARRAGYQAAMGPAGGRKLGGGGTGAATQLGPREAAAAAAERRLRAERFARENGLMNDVVVIDDEDDDDGGDGDGAGEGGGMAKTAPARNEGAEVVVLSSPQEPGTRDAGKRKRTSGRRADEDDEEEAEKEETDDDDDVVFVQAVPAPRPGVDRPERRWTCSQCTLVNPERATHCGACERWRFGRGAPAASRPTVGVDD; encoded by the exons ATGGGCGCGCGCCTTCCAGAGCCCACGGAGGGCCCGGGGGCTTGCAAGGTGTGGGAGATCAAGACCCTgggtcgcgccgacgatgagcgcgcgagggataTGCTGGAGAAGACCGCGTGGCAGGTGCAGCCCATCATGCGCAAGCGCGGGTGGAAGGTCCAGGAGCTCTGCGAGATGAAACCCGAGCAGCGCGACAGGATGGGCGACAACCTCAACATGGGCCAGCGCGTCCGTTTAAAACTGCGCAAGAACAACAGCGGCGACTGGTTCGACTACGACCATGTCGTCTTGGTCATGCTGCACGAGCTGTGCCACAACGACATCGGCCCGCACAACGCGAAATTCTtcaagctcctcgacgagatcACCGTCGAGTGCGAGGAGCTCATGGCCAAGGGAATcggcggaagcggcgcggggttcgacgcgAAGGGTCAGAGACTGGGGCACAGGGGCGGGTGGGGCGGAATCGAGACGCGAGATCCGCGaaaggccgccgcggaggcggcggcgaggcgcgcggggtacCAGGCCGCCATgggacccgcggggggcAGAAAACTGGGCGGGGGGgggaccggcgccgcgacccaGCTGGgcccgagggaggcggcggccgccgccgcggagcgcagACTTCGCGCGGAGCGATTCGCGAGGGAGAACGGCTTGATGAACGACGTCGtggtcatcgacgacgaagacgacgacgacgggggggacggggacggggcaggcgaaggaggagggaTGGCAAAGacggcgccagct AGGaacgagggtgccgaggtgGTGGTGTTGTCGAGTCCGCAGGAGCCGGGAACCCGGGACGCGGGGAAACGGAAGAGAACTtcggggcgacgagcggacgaagacgacgaggaggaggcggaaaAGGAGGAaacagacgacgacgacgacgtcgtgttTGTCCAggcggtgcccgcgccccgcccgggtGTCGACCGACCGGAGCGCAGGTGGACGTGCTCGCAGTGCACGCTGGTGAACCCggaacgcgcgacgcactgcggcgcgtgcgagcggTGGAGGttcgggcgaggcgcgcccgCAGCGTCCAGACCAACCGTAGGCGTCGACGACTGA
- a CDS encoding predicted protein, protein MEPRGEAIGGTPPQRSERRFGVLGPQRIDRDGVGFASHENLAEVVPYLNRSLNDLGYPGPLELEAPSVGDLARVANVLFLILRDRQQDAASREQWGRERRRLAADKARAETFYERARAELAAKDEELANSLAKSDGRVDKERRRLDDATAECASLKQRLLKSQQRCATLENESRRREKEREKLSARLEKFVNDRRRDVANATPVGVMRVTTGGPDDVGPAVEQKVSFGGLNAANATSRVPNVHATGRHKTVAAAAATSKAAALDAAARVAASLASPFVSQELHHQMMGAYEAKMRSLMHDVNDLRELLAANGVDPETGERIGDPERRQTAGGYLPSPAEARGDLGGAGPDAMASGAMALGDVEDETAAAARDAALIAAATEAEIGVGDDAFTFNLGALRRRLGDDGSARSPPRGFGATTTTTTTRASTERLPTAPPAALASGRAAPNETQPAGALASGGSAGSVPSAGAPSPIEVALAWHEREHARLRGVLSHPPRELRDAPTPELAFEVEKTILSPAKSAASGGGGGVAAAREDLRGAVAAARAAAAKASPARQQLHWNEPPSPARAPAPIYESSPSVSSAEEDDDAPTPRTTPPTPAFGAAASRAYDNPMADDAADLDGEELAREAAAAAAEREAEAAAAVFAERVDRAFNSVQHEASRGSIDDAGEDLVELDVGLMADDDDDVYVADDDSHVQRVQREAAGTPTGRVTVEPRSDTIAAFVDGSRRLPEFEGVGERDRGGAFGSPADVPADRTTGRPEAGVSAGAGAGADFGARMAQLSTPRAQPPAPAAVAPPSPAPPASPLDELLARHLKLGRGRPTAGGGEGDAKEDWRERYRRRRANPFASFAANDAKLAVDASQQTPGFAMLHSG, encoded by the coding sequence ATGGAGCCGCGAGGGGAGGCCATCGGGGGCACCCCGCCCCAGCGATCCGAGCGTCGCTTCGGCGTCCTGGGGCCCCAGAGAAtagaccgcgacggcgtcggcttcgcgtcgcacgagaacctcgcggaggtggtgCCCTACCTCAACAGGTCCTTAAACGACCTCGGGTATCCCGGCCCGCTGGAGCTGGAGGCGCCCAGCGTCGGGGAtctggcgcgcgtcgccaacgtcctcttcctcatcctccgcgacAGGCAGCAGGACGCGGCCAGCCGCGAGCAGTGGGGcagggagcggcggcggctcgcggcggacaaGGCCCGCGCGGAGACCTTctacgagcgcgcgcgcgcggagctcgccgcgaaggatgAGGAGCTGGCGAATTCCTTGGCCAAGTCCGACGGGCGGGTGGACAAGGAACGGAGgaggctcgacgacgcgaccgcggagTGCGCCAGCCTGAAGCAACGGCTGCTCAAATCCCAGCAGAGGTGCGCCACGCTGGAGAACgagtcgcgacggcgggagaaggagcgcgagaagctcagcgcgaggctcgagaAATTCGTCAACGATCGGCGCagggacgtcgcgaacgcgactCCCGTCGGGGTCATGCGCGTCACCACGGGCGGGCCCGACGACGTGGGGCCCGCCGTCGAACAGAAGGTCTCATTCGGCGGCTtgaacgccgcgaacgccacgTCCCGCGTCCCGAACGTGCACGCCACGGGGCGGCACaagaccgtcgccgccgccgcagccacgtccaaagccgcggcgctcgacgccgcggctcgcgtcgcggcttcgctggcgtcgccgttcgTCAGCCAGGAGCTGCACCACCAGATGATGGGCGCGTACGAGGCGAAGATGCGGTCGCTGATGCACGACGTGAACGaccttcgcgagctcctcgccgccaacggcgTCGATCCGGAGACGGGGGAACGGATCGGAGACCCCGAGCGACGACAAACCGCGGGAGGCTATCTTCCAtcgcccgcggaggcgcgcggggatctCGGGGGTGCGGGacccgacgcgatggcgtcgggcgcgatggcgctggGTGACGTTGAGgacgagacggcggcggcggcgcgcgacgccgcgctcatagcggcggcgacggaggcggagattggcgtcggcgacgacgcgtttaCTTTCAACCTAGGCGCGCTGCGACGGAGGCTCGGGGATGATggatcggcgcggtcgccgccgcgggggttcggggcgacgacgacgacgacgacgacgcgagcgtccacGGAGCGGCtgcccacggcgccgccggccgcgctcgcgtccggccgcgcggcgccgaacgaGACACAGCCGGCGGGtgccctcgcgtccggcgggtCGGCGGGGTCCGTCCCGTCCGCGGGGGCCCCGTCGCCCATCGAGGTGGCGTTGGCTtggcacgagcgcgagcacgcgaggctccgcggcgtcctgtcccacccgccgagggagctccgcgacgcgcccacgCCCGAGCTGGCGTTCGAGGTTGAGAAGACCATCCTATCCCCCGCcaagtcggcggcgagcggcggcggcggcggcgtcgcggcggcgagggaggacctgcgcggggcggtggcggcggcgagggcggcggcggcgaaggcgtcccccgcgaggCAGCAGCTCCACTGGaacgagccgccgtcgcccgcgcgcgcgcccgcccccaTCTACGAGTCAAGCCCATCGGTTTCCTcagccgaggaggacgacgacgctccgacgccgaggacgacgccgccgacgcccgcgttcggcgccgcggcgtcgcgcgcgtacgACAATCCcatggcggacgacgccgcagacctcgacggggaggagctcgcgcgggaggcggcggcggcggcggcggagcgcgaggctgaggcggcggcggcggttttcGCCGAGCGGGTCGATCGAGCGTTCAACAGCGTTCAAcacgaggcgtcgcgcgggtcgatcgacgacgcgggcgaggacctcgtcgagctcgacgtgggTCTcatggcggacgacgacgacgacgtgtacGTGGCGGACGACGATTCGCACGTTCAACGCGTTCAACGCGAGGCGGCCGGGACCCCGACGGGGCGAGTGACGGTGGAGCCGAGGTCGGAcacgatcgcggcgttcgtggaCGGTTCCAGGCGGCTTCCAGAATTCGAAGGAGTCGGGGAGagggaccgcggcggcgcgttcggttcccccgcggacgtcccTGCCGATCGAACCACGGGACGTCCGGAAGCCGGGGTGTCGGCCGGGGCTGGGGCTGGGGCGGATTtcggcgcgaggatggcacagctgtcgacgccgcgggcccagccgcccgccccggcggccgtcgcccccccctcgcccgcgccgcccgcgtcaccgctggacgagctcctcgcgcggcacCTCAAACTGGGTCGCGGCAGgcccaccgcgggcggcggggagggcgacgcAAAGGAGGATTGGAGGGAACGTTAcaggcgccggcgagccaacccgttcgcgtccttcgctgcgaacgacgccaagctggcggtggacgcgtcgcagcAGACGCCGGGGTTCGCGATGCTGCACAGCGGATGA
- a CDS encoding predicted protein yields the protein MRRLGASSAYTAVPTDLHSEGAEGAEGAEESPAESPAESPADDAPTDVSLDVKLSFRRLPKGTWVKLQPRSADFQGELATDNSVDLRELLEATLHRRCALTVGDDVSVRAHGDREYALRVVEVLPDDADGAVSLVETDVEVDIAPSEDYEDAMRRLAEAAAAARAERYRAAVSERLPVEPDADAAGGCVPCRFQLPDGRTVTRRFAPTDPLAAVFDYVISAGGAGEGEAFRLVTRWPRTVTELDDGARTVRAAGLKPADTLFVEKLEKTAA from the exons atGCGACGGTTGGGCGCGTCATCCGCCTACACAGCTGTGCCGACAGACCTACACagcgagggtgccgagggtgccgagggtgccgaggagtCCCCCGCGGAGTCCCCCGCGGAGTCCCCCGCGGATGATGCCCCCACCGACGTCTCGCTCGACGTCAAGCTCTCGTTCCGCCGGCTGCCCAAGGGGACGTGGGTCAAGCTCCAGCCCAGGTCAGCCGACTTTCAAGGCGAACTCGCGACGGATAACTCGGTGGACCTCCGGGAGTTACTGGAGGCGACGCTACACCGCCGCTGCGCGCTGAcggtgggcgacgacgtctccgtccgcgcgcacggcgatcGCGAGTACGCCCTACGGGTCGTGGAGGTTttgcccgacgacgccgacggagcgGTGAGTCTCGTGGAAACGGACGTCGAGGTTGACATCGCTCCGAGCGAGGATTACGAAGACGCGATGCGAcgcctcgcggag gcggcggcggcggcgagggcggagaggTATCGAGCCGCGGTGTCGGAGAGGCTCCCGGTGgagcccgacgcggacgcggcgggcggttGCGTGCCGTGCAGGTTCCAGCTCCCCGACGGTCggacggtgacgcgtcgtttcgcgccgacggatcCGTTGGCGGCGGTGTTCGACTACGTGATATCGGcgggtggcgccggcgagggcgaggcgtTTCGGCTGGTCACCCGGTGGCCGCGGACGGTgacggagctcgacgacggagcTCGGACGGTGCGTGCCGCGGGTCTTAAGCCCGCGGACACCCTGTTCGTGGAGAAGCTGGAGAAGACCGCCGCTTGA
- a CDS encoding predicted protein, which produces MRWDVTDPPLPPRAPRLDRALHPSKLTVLSWNVNSIRALLDKDPDILDEVAASEDADVVLLQETKLQEKHVPEMDARVLAKYPYRTWNCSTSRLGYSGTAMFLRLEPTRAPWHDPFEMDEFEGEGRVVCAELPNVFVVGAYCPNSGEGLARLRARTKEWDPRMSAYLSSLQASAGGKPVVYCGDLNVANEPIDLWGNHAANSLASGYTPEERDSFKRLLLGPIRDGGAGLVDTFREAHGTDAKAFTYFSYRAGARPRNRGWRIDYALVSESLRGEVHDAFIRGDVGGSDHCPIGVVVKLRE; this is translated from the coding sequence atgaggtGGGACGTCAccgacccgccgctcccgccacgagcgccgaggctcgACCGAGCGCTCCATCCGTCCAAACTCACGGTGCTCTCGTGGAACGTCAACTCCattcgcgcgctcctcgacaaGGACCCGGATATTCTCGACGAGGTGGCCGCGAGCGAAGACGCGGACGTGGTGCTGCTGCAGGAGACCAAGCTGCAGGAGAAGCACGTgccggagatggacgcgagggtgTTGGCCAAGTACCCGTACAGGACGTGGAACTGTTCCACTTCGCGGCTGGGGTACTCGGGGACGGCGATGTTTCTCAGACTGgaaccgacgcgcgcgccgtggcaCGATCCGTTCGAGATGGACGAGTTCGAAGGGGAGGGCCGGGTCGTGTGCGCGGAGCTCCCGaacgtcttcgtcgtcggcgcgtacTGCCCGAACAGCGGCGAGGGTCTggcgcggcttcgcgcgAGGACAAAGGAGTGGGATCCGAGGATGTCGGCGTACCTGTCGTCGCTGCAAGCCTCCGCCGGGGGTAAACCGGTCGTCTACTGCGGCGATCTAAACGTGGCGAACGAGCCCATCGACCTGTGGGGCAACCACGCCGCGAACTCGCTCGCTTCGGGGTACACCCCCGAGGAGAGGGATTCGTTTAAGCGCTTGCTGCTCGGGCCCAttcgcgacgggggtgccggaTTGGTGGACACGTTTCGAGAGGCGCACGGAACAGACGCGAAGGCGTTTACCTACTTTAGCtaccgcgcgggggcgaggccgaggaaCAGGGGTTGGAGGATAGACTACGCGCTGGTGAGCGAGTCTCTCCGTGGGGAGGTTCACGACGCGttcatccgcggcgacgtgggcgggTCGGATCACTGCcccatcggcgtcgtcgtcaagcTGCGGGAGtag
- a CDS encoding mitochondrial protein translocase family (inner membrane translocase (import) Tim21) produces the protein IPEKPVSAVEAGGYGIVIAAALAVALGAIWFSFKELIFEPKEQTVFNRALDKIAVDPRVTVRVGTPMTGYGREGRSRSARQHVPHVVHVDGAGREHVRIQGAVRGPQGKATVHADAYKGDSGEWEFAYLLVD, from the coding sequence ATCCCGGAGAAACCCGTGAGCGCCGTTGAGGCGGGCGGCTACGGcatcgtcatcgccgccgccctcgccgtcgccctcggcgccatcTGGTTCTCGTTCAAGGAGCTCATCTTCGAACCCAAGGAACAGACGGTGTTCAACAGGGCGCTCGACAAGATCGCCGTGGACCCGCGAGTGACGGTGCGCGTGGGCACGCCGATGACGGGATacggccgcgagggacggagCAGGAGCGCCAGGCAGCACGTGCcccacgtcgtccacgtgGACGGTGCGGGACGCGAGCACGTGAGGATCCAGGGCGCCGTGAGGGGGCCGCAGGGTAAGGCGACGGTGCACGCGGATGCGTACAAGGGCGACAGCGGCGAGTGGGAGTTTGCGTACCTGCTGGTGGAC
- a CDS encoding predicted protein: MAAIYASRVMPRSGAAAARSPRRSRLSPGPRLIASPRRQISSRSGGSDSSGGVGESARDAALRMEQEALDARTAIRLASLRAQKDEERAIQQRAVELQKEMAIREEGRRRAEETGGRRPTQRKAVPIFIAGVQCTAMSLASLTLTNRAAAFLVDGDVPVANRTLLVNLSVGGGVAVTATLIISTLILFTVAIKEGLGVINNTPVTFYRCDGQGPTCCKNGPHNLGYAAKFTYLANGRGFETRQRDSMRRHLLVSRKCRELKPIVIYPKEEGWKLW, encoded by the coding sequence ATGGCGGCAATCTACGCATCACGGGTGATgccgcgctcgggggcggccgccgcgcgatcgccgcgccgttcgcgactCTCCCCTGGTCCCCGGCTCATTGCGAGTCCGCGTCGGCAAATATCTTCACGATCCGGCGGGAGCGATTCGTCCGGGGGCGTGGGCgagtccgcgcgcgacgcggcgctccgcATGGAGCAGGAGGCGCTCGATGCGCGCACCGCGATCCGTCTCGCGTCCCTGCGCGCGCAAAaggacgaggaacgcgccattcaacagcgcgccgtcgagctccaGAAGGAGATGGCGATAAGAGAAGAGGGCCGGCGCAGAGCCGAGGAGACGGGCGGAAGGCGACCGACGCAGAGGAAGGCCGTGCCCATATTCATCGCGGGCGTTCAGTGCACCGCGATGTCCTTAGCGTCCCTGACGCTGACCAACAGGGCGGCCGCCTTTctcgtcgacggggacgtcCCGGTGGCCAACAGGACGCTCCTCGTCAACCtcagcgtcggcggcggcgtcgcggtgaccGCCACGCTGATCATATCCACCCTGATCCTCTTCACCGTGGCGATAAAGGAGGGCCTCGGCGTGATCAACAACACCCCGGTGACGTTCTACAGGTGCGACGGGCAAGGACCCACGTGCTGCAAGAACGGTCCGCACAACCTCGGGTACGCGGCTAAGTTCACGTACCTCGCGAACGGCCGGGGGTTCGAGACGAGGCAGCGGGACTCCATGCGCAGGCACCTCCTCGTGAGCCGCAAGTGCAGGGAGCTGAAACCGATCGTGATCTACCCGAAGGAGGAGGGCTGGAAGCTCTGGTGA